The genomic region GCGAAAATGGCGTGAAAATGTCCGGTATATCCTCTTCCGCAATACCGATGCCGGTATCCTCAACCACGATTTCAACCAGAGACTTGCCGTCTCCTTCATCAAACGTTCTTGCCCGGATTGCGATGGCTCCCTCCTCGGTATACTTGATCGCATTATTGACCAGGTTGTGCAGACACTGGATCAGCCGTTGCCGATCGGAAAACATGACGATATCCGGCACGTCGACCGTCAAATCCAGATTTTTTTGCGAAATCGGCTCACGACTGATATCCAAAACCTCGTTGATCACATCACCGACAAGAAATTCCTCGTTTGAACAGGCCATCCTTCCGGTCTCGACTTGCGAAACATCCATGATGTTATTGATCAATGTCAAAAGG from Desulfuromonas sp. harbors:
- a CDS encoding histidine kinase → ASHELRSPLNAIIGFSSILLRSISGSLNEKQEAQTSSILRSGKYLLTLINNIMDVSQVETGRMACSNEEFLVGDVINEVLDISREPISQKNLDLTVDVPDIVMFSDRQRLIQCLHNLVNNAIKYTEEGAIAIRARTFDEGDGKSLVEIVVEDTGIGIAEEDIPDIFTPFSRIDSHLKGDVEGAGLGLFLVHKLVTEMLGGRIDVESKPEEGSRFSLLLPRWNSDDCSTPADLQSEVPN